The Dethiosulfovibrio salsuginis nucleotide sequence AAGGAGAGAGCTTTGACCTTCTCCTTTATGACCTCCACAGACGGGGCTACGGAGAGAACCGCTTTTTTTACCATGTTGTAGATCGTTCCCGTGGATATAGGAAGTTTACAGGCCCCGTGGAGTATGTCGTGGATGCGGTCTATGGATACGGCTCCTATAGTGTTTAGGACGGAGACCAAAGCGATAGTCTCTGGACCATACTGGACGGTGGACCTAAGGAAAAGCCTAAGGAAAAGGACGAGCTAGGTCTATAACAGCATACATGCCCGCAAACTCCAAGTTAGCTAAAGGGAACCTCTAAAAACTCACTTTCGAGTCTCCTCGGAGAGACCGTCCCGCCTGCGCCCTGTTTCGCCCAATCGTATACTCGACCTGCCTGTTCCGTAAGAACCGCCTCGGAGGGCACGTCCTGTGCCCCCTCGGCTTGGGGCGACGTCCTGTCGACCCATTCTTACTACACGACGGCATGTCGAGTATACGGGCTCAAGTGGGCTCCGTCGGAACGGTCTCTCCGAGGATTAGAGTTTTTAGAGGTGCCCTAAAAAGAGTGGCAATTAAAGGGGGGAGAATTGACCCTTTAGGTGTGACAGGAGGTCCTCAAAGGACATGGATCCGAGATCGCCCTCGGAGCGATCTCTCACCGCCGCCGTGCCGCTCTCAAGCTCCTTATCGCCGACTACCAGCATGAAGGGGACTTTCTCCATCTGGGCGTCCCTTATCTTTTTGCCTAGCTTCTCGTCCCTTACGTCTAGCTCCACCCTGTAGTCCTCACATTTAAGCCTCGCCATGAGATCTCTGGCGTAAGCAACGTGGTCCTCTCCGACCGCCAATATCTTTATCTGGACAGGAGCTATCCAGAAGGGGAAGGCTCCTGCGTAATGCTCTATGAGTATGCCGAAGAACCGCTCCAGGCTGCCGAGTATCGTCCTGTGGAGCATGGCGGGACGGTGTTCTTTTCCATCAGGGCCTATGTAGTTTACGTCGAACTTCTCTGGCATCTGGAAGTCAAGCTGGATGGTGCCACACTGCCAGGTCCTGCCTATGCAGTCCTCCAGATGGAAGTCTATTTTAGGTCCGTAGAAGGCTCCATCACCGGGGTTTAGGATGTACTTCACCCCTCTTCTTTCCAGGACCTCCCTTAAAGAGTCTTCCGCCAGCGTCCAAAGCTCATCGGAACCCATGGAGTTCTCCGGCCTTGTGGAGAGCTCTATGTGGTATTTAAAGCCAAACACCTCGGAGTAGATATAGTCCACCATATCCATGATCAGGGAAACCTCGTCTTTGATCTGATCGGGGGTGCAGTAGTGGTGAGCGTCGTCCTGGGTGAAACATCTGACCCTCATCAGACCGTGAAGCACTCCGGACTTTTCGTGACGATGGACGGTCCCCAGCTCACCGAGCCTCAGGGGCAGCTCTCTGTAGCTGTGGAGGTCCGATTTATAGACCATGATCCCTCCAGGACAGTTCATAGGCTTGATGGCGTAGGGCTGTTCGTCGATCTCGGTGAAGTACATATTGTCCCGATAATGATCCCAGTGGCCCGACTGGATCCACAGATCTCTGTTGAGGATCAGAGGGGTCTTTATTTCGTCGTAGCCGTTCTTACGGTGGACCTTTCTCCAGAAGTCCACCAAGGTGTTGATAACCACCATGCCCTTAGGGTGGAAGAATGGGAAACCAGGCCCCTCTCTGTGGAGGGTGAAAAGGCCGAGCTCTCTGCCGAGCTTGCGGTGATCCCTCTTTTTGGCCTCCTCCATCCTGTGGATATAGCCTTCCAGCTCCTCCTGGGAGGCGAAGGCGGTTCCGTATATCCTGGTGAGCATTATGTTATTCTCGTCACCTCTCCAGTAGGCACCGGCGACGGAGAGAAGCTTGAAATACTTGAGATATCTGGTATTAGGAGCGTGAGGTCCACGACAGAGGTCGACATACTCGTCTTGCCAGTAAACGTTGACCGAGTCGTCCTCTATGGCCTCAAGGATCTCCACCTTATAGGGATCCTGACGTTCCCTGAAAAGGGCGATGGCATCCTCTCTGGAGATGTTCTTTCGGACTATAGGAATGCCTTTTTTTACGATCCGCCTCATCTCTTTCTCTATCTCAGAGAGGTCGGACTCGGAGATAGGCTCTTTAAACTCTATATCGTAGTAAAAACCGTCTTTTATAACCGGACCGATGGCCACCACCGAGCCAGGGAAAAGCCTGGTCACCGCCTGGGCGAGAAGGTGAGCGGTGGAGTGCCTGAGTATGTCCAGCCCCTCCTCCGATTCTGCGGTGATAGGGAGCACCTCGGAGTCGGCGGACAAAACCACGTCCAGATCAAGCTCCTGCCCGTTTACCTTAGCTGCCAGAGCCCCTTTATCCTGTTTCCACGATTTAAGGACGTCGCCGGAGGATAAAGAATCCGACTCCATTACCTTACCGTCTGCTCCAGAAAAACGATACATAAATATTCCTCCTAACGGTTAAATACAAAAATTGAACTTAATAGAACCTCTAAAACTCACATTCAGGTCCCCTCGGAGAGACCGTCCCGCCTGCGCCCTGTTTCGCCCAATCGTATACTCGACCTGCCTGTTCCGTACGAACCGCCTCGGAGGGCACGTCCTGTGCCCCCTCGGCTTGGTGCGACGTCCTGTCGCCCCATTCGTACTACACAACGGCAGGTCGAGTATACGGGCTCAAATGGGCTCCGTCGGAACGATCTCTCCGAGGGTCAGAGTTTTTAGAGGTGCCCTAAAGCGTTAACTGACTTCGCCGGGACTGGAGGATAGGCCGGTGCTGCCGAAGCCTCCTTCACCTCTCTCCGTTGAATCCAGGGAGTCTACATCCTCCCAGACAGCTCTGACAACAGGAGTCAGCACCATCTGAGCTATTCTATCCCCGGGGGATACCTCGAAAGGAGAATCTCCAAGGTTCATCAGAATTACCTTGACCTCTCCTCTGTAATCCGAATCTATGGTGCCAGGGGAATTTGGGACCAAGATAGATTTTTTAAGAGCCAGACCGCTTCTCGGCCTTATCTGAGCCTCAAAGCCAACTGGGACGGCGATCTTAAGGCCTGTAGGAACAGCCTCACATCGTCCTGGAGGGATCGCAACCGCCTCGGAGGCCAGTAAGTCCATACCGGCGGAGCCTTCGGTTTCATAGCGAGGAAGGGGAAGCCTTTGGGCTTCCCCTTCCCTTACCACGGGGACGAATACATCCACCTTTTATCTCCTGCCTCTTCCGCCGTCTCCGTTGCCGCCTCTGCGACGATCGTCACCACCAGGACGCCTTCTAGGTCCGTCAGATCCTGCAGGAGGTGCGGGAGGAAGGGTCCCTATAAAGGTGTCCCTCTCCGCCTCAAAGGGCAGGCAGGTCTCGAGGCCAGCCTCTTTAACCTTCGCCTCGTCGGCGAGGATCTTCTTTCTGGTTAGGTTAATTCTTCCCATGTCGTCGATCTCCCTGACCATGACCAAGACCTGATCTCCAGGCTTGAACACGTCCTCCACCTTGCCAACCCTATGGGTGCTTATCTCGCTGACGTGAAGGAGTCCCTCTTTTCCGGGAAGAACCTCCACAAAGGTCCCGAAGGCCATCAGTCTGGTGACCTTGCCCAGGAAGACCTCCCCGGCCTGAACCTCACGGACTATATCGCTGATCATCTTGATGGCGGCGTTGACCTCTTCCTGAGTCGCCCCTGCGACCAGAACCTGGCCGTTATCGTCGATGTTCACCTTAGCTCCGGTCTCCTGGGTGATCCCTCTGATGACCTTTCCGCCAGGTCCTATGACATCCCTGATCTTATCGACGTTGATAGTCATAGTCTGCATTCTAGGGGCGTTAGGTGAAAGATCTCTGGGCTCTGAGATAGCCTCTTCCATAACGTCCAGGATAGCCATTCTGGCATCTCTGGCCTGAGCCAACGCCTGCTGGAGGATAGCTCTGGTGATGCCTCCCGCTTTGTTGTCCATCTGAAGGGCGGTAACGCCGTCTCTGGTTCCAGCCACCTTAAAGTCCATATCTCCGTAGTGATCCTCAAGCCCCTGGATATCGGTCAGGACGACTACGTCGTCTCCCTCTTTGATCAGACCCATAGCGATGCCAGCGACGTGCCTCTTGATAGGAACTCCAGCACTCATGAGGGCCAGACTTCCGCCACATACCGACGCCTGGGAACTGGAACCGTTCGACTCGAGGATATCGGATACAACCCTGGTTACGTAGGGGAACTCGTCCTCTTTCGGGACCACCGGGAACAGTGCTCTTTCCGCTAAAACGCCGTGGCCTATCTCTCGCCTGCCCGGACCTCTCATAGGCCGAACCTCTCCTACGGAGAAAGGAGGGAAGTTATAGTGAAGAAGGAAGCTCTTGTTAGGCTCATCGTGCTTCAGGCCATCGATAAGCTGATCGTCTTCACCTAACATCCCCAAAGTGGCGGTAGCAAGCGCCTGGGTCTCTCCTCTGGTGAAAATAGCCGAACCGTGAACCCTGGGCAAAACGTCGACCTCACAGGATACCGCCCGAAGCTCGTCGGTCCTTCTGCCGTCGGCCCGTCTCTTTTCCTTGACGGTGATGGCTCTCATCATGGTCTTTACCCAGTGCTCTACCACCTTGGAGATATAGCCGCCTTTGTCGGGGTAAGACTCGGCGAAATGCTCCCTTGCCTTAGCCTCTATCTCCCGAATAGCCGATCCTCTCTCCTTTTTCTCGTGGATCATTACGGCACGGCCGATATCCTCTTTCAGATTGGCCTCGACCCACTGGTCTATCTCGGAGAACACCTGAGGAGGCTCGATGACTATCTTAGGACGTCCGATCTCCTCCCTCATCTGAAGCTGAAGGGCGACGATCTTCTTTATCTCCTGATGGGCCATCTCCATAGCGTCGACTAAAAGCTCCTCGGAAACCTCTTTAGAGCCCGACTCCACCATGGTGATACCGTCGGCGTGACCGCTGACCACAAGCTCCAGAGAGCTGTCTACCATCTGAGCCTCTGTAGGGTTAACGACCAACTCTCCGTCGATACAGCCGATCCTTACCGCTCCTACCGGTCCTCCCCAGGGGATATCCGATATAGTCAAAGCGGCGGATGCGGCGTTTATCGCCAGTATATTAGGGGCGTTAAGCTGGTCCACCGATAGGACCGTCGCGACAACGTGGACATCGTGACGCATCCATCCCTCAAAAAGCGACCTTATGGAGCGATCTATGACCCTCGCACTTATGGTGGCGGTCTGAGACGGACGGCCCTCCCTCTTTATGAATCCACCGGGAATCTTTCCTGCAGAGTAAAAACGTTCCTCAAAGTCGACGAGAAGGGGGAAAAAGTCCAGCCCCTCCCTGGGCTTATCGGTCATACAGGCGGTGGTAAGGACAACCGTCTCACCCTGGCTGGCCCAGATGGACCCAGAAGCCTGCTTTGCGACCTTACCGGTCTCAAATACCATCTCCTGTGCCCCAATAGTTACCTTATAGGTCTTCTTCATTCAATGAGTCCTCCTCTTCTTTTCTATCCCTTTTGATGGGGCTAAGCATACCACAAAAGCACCTAAAAAAAAGCGGGAACGGATAAAATCCGTCCCCACAAAAGCCCAAACTAGTGTCTGAGTCCCAGCCTCTCGATGAGGCTCTTATAGCGGTTGAAGTCCTTCTCCCTGACGTAGCGAAGCATCTTACGACGACGGCCGACCATGGTAAGGAGGCCCTTTTTTGAGTGATAGTCGTGCTTGTGGATCTTAAGATGCTCGGTGAGATCCCTGATCCTCTTGGTGAGGATGGCGATCTGAACCTCAGGAGATCCGGTGTCGCTACCGTGAGTGTGATAATCCTCGATAATTACGCCTTTCTGTTCTTTTGTAAGCATTTACGCACCTCTGAATCTGGCATTTAGCCGAAATCCTGAATCCAAGAAAAACCTCTACGGGCAAAACCTAGAACCAGGTGAGTCGAATTCTACCATCAAACCATGGCCTATACAAGAAGCAACGAAAAGATCCAGGAAAAAAACTCAAAAAAATCCTATTTCACTCTCGACAGAAGACTGTGGTTGTGTTTTAATACATGTAAACGGTGGGATACACCGATGAAATACAATCTTTTACCAGGGGTGGTACTAGTGAGAATTCTGATGATAGGGGATAAGGATACGGTAAACACAGGTGAAAACCAGAACCTTTTTGGAGATCTTTCCAGAGAGTTCACGGTGGTCAGGATAAGCGATCCTCAGGAAGGCCTGGAGATGCTTAAGTCCAACAAGTACGATTGCGTCATCATAGACAGAAAG carries:
- the thrS gene encoding threonine--tRNA ligase; its protein translation is MYRFSGADGKVMESDSLSSGDVLKSWKQDKGALAAKVNGQELDLDVVLSADSEVLPITAESEEGLDILRHSTAHLLAQAVTRLFPGSVVAIGPVIKDGFYYDIEFKEPISESDLSEIEKEMRRIVKKGIPIVRKNISREDAIALFRERQDPYKVEILEAIEDDSVNVYWQDEYVDLCRGPHAPNTRYLKYFKLLSVAGAYWRGDENNIMLTRIYGTAFASQEELEGYIHRMEEAKKRDHRKLGRELGLFTLHREGPGFPFFHPKGMVVINTLVDFWRKVHRKNGYDEIKTPLILNRDLWIQSGHWDHYRDNMYFTEIDEQPYAIKPMNCPGGIMVYKSDLHSYRELPLRLGELGTVHRHEKSGVLHGLMRVRCFTQDDAHHYCTPDQIKDEVSLIMDMVDYIYSEVFGFKYHIELSTRPENSMGSDELWTLAEDSLREVLERRGVKYILNPGDGAFYGPKIDFHLEDCIGRTWQCGTIQLDFQMPEKFDVNYIGPDGKEHRPAMLHRTILGSLERFFGILIEHYAGAFPFWIAPVQIKILAVGEDHVAYARDLMARLKCEDYRVELDVRDEKLGKKIRDAQMEKVPFMLVVGDKELESGTAAVRDRSEGDLGSMSFEDLLSHLKGQFSPL
- the dut gene encoding dUTP diphosphatase, with amino-acid sequence MDVFVPVVREGEAQRLPLPRYETEGSAGMDLLASEAVAIPPGRCEAVPTGLKIAVPVGFEAQIRPRSGLALKKSILVPNSPGTIDSDYRGEVKVILMNLGDSPFEVSPGDRIAQMVLTPVVRAVWEDVDSLDSTERGEGGFGSTGLSSSPGEVS
- a CDS encoding polyribonucleotide nucleotidyltransferase; translation: MKKTYKVTIGAQEMVFETGKVAKQASGSIWASQGETVVLTTACMTDKPREGLDFFPLLVDFEERFYSAGKIPGGFIKREGRPSQTATISARVIDRSIRSLFEGWMRHDVHVVATVLSVDQLNAPNILAINAASAALTISDIPWGGPVGAVRIGCIDGELVVNPTEAQMVDSSLELVVSGHADGITMVESGSKEVSEELLVDAMEMAHQEIKKIVALQLQMREEIGRPKIVIEPPQVFSEIDQWVEANLKEDIGRAVMIHEKKERGSAIREIEAKAREHFAESYPDKGGYISKVVEHWVKTMMRAITVKEKRRADGRRTDELRAVSCEVDVLPRVHGSAIFTRGETQALATATLGMLGEDDQLIDGLKHDEPNKSFLLHYNFPPFSVGEVRPMRGPGRREIGHGVLAERALFPVVPKEDEFPYVTRVVSDILESNGSSSQASVCGGSLALMSAGVPIKRHVAGIAMGLIKEGDDVVVLTDIQGLEDHYGDMDFKVAGTRDGVTALQMDNKAGGITRAILQQALAQARDARMAILDVMEEAISEPRDLSPNAPRMQTMTINVDKIRDVIGPGGKVIRGITQETGAKVNIDDNGQVLVAGATQEEVNAAIKMISDIVREVQAGEVFLGKVTRLMAFGTFVEVLPGKEGLLHVSEISTHRVGKVEDVFKPGDQVLVMVREIDDMGRINLTRKKILADEAKVKEAGLETCLPFEAERDTFIGTLPPAPPAGSDGPRRRPGGDDRRRGGNGDGGRGRR
- the rpsO gene encoding 30S ribosomal protein S15 translates to MLTKEQKGVIIEDYHTHGSDTGSPEVQIAILTKRIRDLTEHLKIHKHDYHSKKGLLTMVGRRRKMLRYVREKDFNRYKSLIERLGLRH